From Fusobacterium varium:
ACAGTATATTCCTCCATTATGGAGGACTTTCTAGGCACTTCCTCAACTTTATTTACTCTGAATCCCATAACATTACTGCTGTTAAGTCTTTCAAATACCTCTTCATTTGACATTGGGGATTCCAATTCAAAATCCATCAATTCGTCATATGCTTCTGTTCCCAAGGACACAGGACTTCCAAAAGACATTTTTGGTCTTGGATGAAACCCTTGACTGTATTTTACAGGAATCTGAGATTTTTTTAAAAGTCTGTCAAAAAATCTGAGCAAGTCTAGATGAGAAATGAATTTCATTTCTCCAAACTTATCAAAATACACTCTTTTTTTCATTTTTACCTCTGATAATATTTATTTTGTATTCTGTCATTTTACCACTTTATTCCAGATAGTTCAAACATGTTTTTTGTTTATTGTTATTTTTCTTCCAATTTTTTTTCTATAGCTCTTACTCTCTTTAATAATTCAGGGAGTTTTTTCCAAGAAACTCTCACTTTTAGATCTTCTTTGTGATCCATTAAAGGATATCCTGAAAGCATTTGATTATCTGCTACATTTCCAGTTACACCCGATTTAGCAGCTATAACTACATTGTTTCCTATTTTTAAATGTCCAGCTACTCCTACCTGTCCTGCAAGAGTAGTATTATCTCCCACTTCAACACTTCCAGCTATCCCTACTTGAGATATAAGAAGGCAATTTTCTCCAATTATATCATTATGAGCTATTTGTACTAGATTATCTATTTTAGTAAATTTTTTAATTACTGTATTTCCTATAGTTCCTCTATCTATTGTGGTATTAGCCCCTATTTCTACTTCATCTTCCAATACTACATGCCCTATCTGCTCTATCTTAGTGTTATTTCCAGCAATTTTTATAAATCCAAATCCATCTGACCCTATTACTGCTCCTGGCTGAATCACACATTTTTTTCCAATAACACAAAATTCTCTAATAGTTGCATTGGAATAAATAACTGTTTCCTCTCCTATTGTTACTCCTTCTCCTATTGTTACATTAGGATGAATAACTACATTATCTCCTATTACAGTATCATGCCCTATGTAAACATTTGGTGCTAGTCTGACATTATTTCCTATTTTGCTGGAATCTTCTATCATTTTTTCAAAAGGTCTAGTTTCCCTCTTAAAAAAATTCAAAAGTTTTGGCATAAGCGTTCTTGGATTTTCTTTAACTTTCAAATATGTTTTTCCAATATTTTCTGGTAAAGGAATATCTGGTACTATTATTACTTTTGCTCTAGTTTCATGCAGCTTTTTTAAAAATTTTTCATCTGATGCAAATGTCAGACTGTCCTCTTGTGCTTGAAAAAAGGGAGCAAGCCCAGAAATATTTTCCAGACTTAAATCTCCCTTTACTTCACAACCAAGGAGGGCAATCAAATCAACTAACTTGTAGTTCATGTTACCTCCTTAAAATATTTCTATTTTTTGTTTTTTTCCATAGTGCTTATTACTTTATCAGTTATATTTTCTCCACCAAATTTTACTGCTCCAGCTTCAAATACATAATCATATTTTCCAGCTTTAGCCACTTCTGAAATTGCATTATTCATTGTAGTTTCAATAGCTTGGAATCTTGTAAATTCCTCTTTGCTCAATTTAGTTTGAGAATCTTGTATAAATTTTTGAAAAGCTTTTACTTGTCCTTCAAAAGCTGTTTTTTCTTTATCAGTAACCTTTGCTCCTTTTGCTTGAAGTTCAAGTTGTGCTTTCTGAAGCGCTACTTCTTTTTGTTTGATTTCATTTTCAAGTCTAGTTTTCTCTTTATTTAAATTTTCTTGAACTGTTTTAGTTTGGGAAAATTTAGCAAAAGCCTCTTGTGAGTTAACATACCCAACTTTCATAGCAAATGCTGATACTGACAGCATTAATGCCATTGCTGGTATTAATATTTTTTTCATGTGTGATACCTCCGTTACTTTATATTATGTTAAAATGATTGTCCCATATTGAAATAGAACTCCATTCCACTATCCATTTTATCTCCTACTGGCCATCCAAAGTCAAATCTTAATGGACCAATAGGTGTATTAAGTCTTAATCCTACTCCTGCTGTTGTTGCTACTTTATCTGGGAAGTCTGCATCTTGATTATATTCCAAGTCTCTTCCATTTTGTTTCCATGCTCTACCTGCATCAAAGAATACAACAAGTCCAAGAAGTTCATTGATTTGAGTTCTGTTTTCAACAGTACCAACAAGTTTTTGAGTACCTTTAAAGAATCCACCATCATATCCTCTAAGTGTACTTCCTCCACCTACCCAGAATCTTTGAGCTTCTTTAGTAGAATCAGTCATGATTCCTCCAACAACTTTATAAGCAAATGTATTATTCTTAAAGAATCCTCTATGATATTTTCTAAGTTCTAATGTAATGTTTCCAAAAACATCTCCATCATAACCACCAGCATATCCACCTTCTAATTGAAGTTTAGCATATTCTCCTGCTGTTGGGTTCCAGAAATGGTTTCTTGTATCATAAGTTAAAGATGGGAATAAACTCCAGATAAAATAATCATCATCCATACCTTTAACTACATCTCCATTATACCAGATATATTCTCCTGCTGCATTTTTACTGAATTTACTTTTTTGAGCTTTTTCTTCTACATATTCAAATTTAGTTCCAAGACTCAATCTTACATTTTTAGTAAGTCCTTTACCTATGTTGAATTTAGCTCCAATAGTATCTATTTCATGGAATAACTTACTATCATCATCTTCATAGCTATTTTTGTATAAGCTCCATCCCCATGAAATTCTATCTGTATCTTTAATCCAAGGATCATAGAAATTAATTGAGAAACTTGTATAATCTTCATCTGATTTTTCAAATGTAAATCCAAGTTCTTGTCCTTTACCTTTCCAGTTAGTATCTTTTATTGAGATAGTTCCTAATAATCCTATTTCAGAACCATAAGATATTGCTCCTTGAAGTATAGCAGTTCTTTCTTCATCAAGAAGAAGCACTATAGTTTTTCCATCTGGATCTCCAGGAATATCTCTAGATTCATATTTAACATTTTTAAAATGTCCTAATCTCATTAGATTTTTTACAGTTTCATCATATTTATTTGAATTAAATATTTCATCTTTAGAAAATTCAAGTTCTCTTTCTATTACATATGTTTTAGTTTTTAAAACATCATCTGTAGGTTTTCTTCTGGCACCTTTTTGTTTTGTTACCATTTTTTTGAACTGTATATCTCTTATTGTTCCTTCACTTAAATAAATTTCAAGCTCCAGATTTCCATTGATTCCTATATCTGTAACATCAGTAAGTGTATAACCATCATCCTGATATTTTTTTAAAATTCTATCTCTGTCTTCTCTGATAGTATTAATATTAAATATTTTACCAGGTTCAGTTTGTATAACTTTCATAAGATCTTCTGTTGTATAAACAGTATTTCCTATGATATTTACACCATTAAGAATAGGGTTTTCCATAACTTCATATATTACTTTTACCCCTTTTCCACTTTTAACAGCGTCAGGAATAACATCTCTGAAGTATCCGCTTTCAATTAGATTTTTATGTCCTTCTATAACTTTATTTTTAGAAAAATAACTTCCAACTTTTACTGGAACTTTATCCATAAGCTCTTTAGTGCTTACATAATGGTTTCCAATAAATTCAATTGAATTTACTAGTAAAGAAGTATCAACTTTTCCTCTTTCTGATAAAGGGATAATCCCTTTTTTCTCAAGCATAGATTTTGCATCTCTGTTTTCTGTTATATCAACAGTCAGCTTTATTCCACCATCATAAACTGTTGGCTGAATAGAAACATCATTTACATATTCTAACCCTTTGATGCTTTTGTAATCTTCAATCATATTATCTGTTACAAACTTCTCTCCCTCTTTTGATCTCATGTTCTCCAAAATGATTTCAAAAGGAATCTCTCTATTGTTTATAACCTCCACTTTTTTAATGCTGTAATTAGATTCAGCACCAAAACTGAAAAGTCCCAATAGAAAAACCATTAGTACTATTAATTGTTTTCTCATCCTTACCTCCGTTTTTTATTGCTTTCTGAAGATATCTAATAGAGTATCATATTTTTTCTCAAATTTGAAGTCAATATGATAATTTATAGAATTTTTTGAATTTTCGTCGGCCTTAGTTTTAGCCTTTCTAGGAAGCTTTCCTGCTCCTATTCCAATAGATTGTCCAGGTTTAAATCTGTATTCTACTGAAAAGTCATATTCCTCAAATGCTCCACTGTTTCTCTCATTATTATTTTCCGCGTTATCATCCCCCAATAAGGTACCTCTTGCTACCCAGTATAATTTATCTTTGTAAATATTATCTTCTGCTTCTATAACAGCACCTAAACGCAGTCTGTTATCCTCTGCATTTGGATTCTGATTTTCACTTGTTAAAATATTTGACTTTATTCTAAATTTTGATATATTCAAAGTATTTTTTATAAGATTTGAAACTGGTCTGAATATTGTTTGTGATAATTGACTTCCTATTACAGTTTTAAACAATGTTGCTGAGGCACTGTCAGAAAATTCTTCATCTCCTATCAATAAAGATGACAAATTACCACTGGCACTTCCATTTTTAGATGTTATTGTAAATCTAAGGGCATCCAGTTCTCCATTTATGCTCATTCCTAATTCATCATTCTGTACTTTTACTCTAGAATCTATAACTAAAGTTGGATTTACATTAGGAAAATAATCTTTTCTGTCATTAAATATTACAAGTGCTTTATCTAATTCAAATGTATTTCCATTTATTGCTAATGAACCATTTTTTATCTCTGCATCTCCCAAGAAAACAAATTTTCCATTTTTACCTGAAAGTCTTCCTCCTCCTACAACAATTCCTTCTACATCACCAACAAATATATTGACATCCTGTATATCAAGTTTGATTCCTTTATCTATTTTCAGAGTTACATCTAATTCTAATGATTTTTCAAAAATAGTGTTAATCTGAAAATCTTTTCCAAGATCTTCACTTTTATTTACTATTGATGATGATGATTTAAATAAAAA
This genomic window contains:
- a CDS encoding putative outer membrane surface antigen protein, with the translated sequence MRKQLIVLMVFLLGLFSFGAESNYSIKKVEVINNREIPFEIILENMRSKEGEKFVTDNMIEDYKSIKGLEYVNDVSIQPTVYDGGIKLTVDITENRDAKSMLEKKGIIPLSERGKVDTSLLVNSIEFIGNHYVSTKELMDKVPVKVGSYFSKNKVIEGHKNLIESGYFRDVIPDAVKSGKGVKVIYEVMENPILNGVNIIGNTVYTTEDLMKVIQTEPGKIFNINTIREDRDRILKKYQDDGYTLTDVTDIGINGNLELEIYLSEGTIRDIQFKKMVTKQKGARRKPTDDVLKTKTYVIERELEFSKDEIFNSNKYDETVKNLMRLGHFKNVKYESRDIPGDPDGKTIVLLLDEERTAILQGAISYGSEIGLLGTISIKDTNWKGKGQELGFTFEKSDEDYTSFSINFYDPWIKDTDRISWGWSLYKNSYEDDDSKLFHEIDTIGAKFNIGKGLTKNVRLSLGTKFEYVEEKAQKSKFSKNAAGEYIWYNGDVVKGMDDDYFIWSLFPSLTYDTRNHFWNPTAGEYAKLQLEGGYAGGYDGDVFGNITLELRKYHRGFFKNNTFAYKVVGGIMTDSTKEAQRFWVGGGSTLRGYDGGFFKGTQKLVGTVENRTQINELLGLVVFFDAGRAWKQNGRDLEYNQDADFPDKVATTAGVGLRLNTPIGPLRFDFGWPVGDKMDSGMEFYFNMGQSF
- a CDS encoding putative outer membrane protein, with product MKKILIPAMALMLSVSAFAMKVGYVNSQEAFAKFSQTKTVQENLNKEKTRLENEIKQKEVALQKAQLELQAKGAKVTDKEKTAFEGQVKAFQKFIQDSQTKLSKEEFTRFQAIETTMNNAISEVAKAGKYDYVFEAGAVKFGGENITDKVISTMEKNKK
- the lpxD gene encoding UDP-3-O-(3-hydroxymyristoyl) glucosamine N-acyltransferase, with translation MNYKLVDLIALLGCEVKGDLSLENISGLAPFFQAQEDSLTFASDEKFLKKLHETRAKVIIVPDIPLPENIGKTYLKVKENPRTLMPKLLNFFKRETRPFEKMIEDSSKIGNNVRLAPNVYIGHDTVIGDNVVIHPNVTIGEGVTIGEETVIYSNATIREFCVIGKKCVIQPGAVIGSDGFGFIKIAGNNTKIEQIGHVVLEDEVEIGANTTIDRGTIGNTVIKKFTKIDNLVQIAHNDIIGENCLLISQVGIAGSVEVGDNTTLAGQVGVAGHLKIGNNVVIAAKSGVTGNVADNQMLSGYPLMDHKEDLKVRVSWKKLPELLKRVRAIEKKLEEK